A single Apodemus sylvaticus chromosome 20, mApoSyl1.1, whole genome shotgun sequence DNA region contains:
- the LOC127671323 gene encoding lysozyme C-like — protein sequence MKALLTLLTLGLLLLTITVQGKVYERCAIVRNLKRLGLAGFQGISLANWVCLIKFESGYDTQAIKFNREDQSTSYGIFQINSRYWCNDGKTPGSKNFCRTSCKALQNNIRRAVACAKRIVRDPRGITTWAAWRKNCQNRNLAQYVQGCGVQ from the exons ATGAAGGCTCTCCTAACTCTCCTGACTCTAGGGCTCCTCCTGCTCACCATCACTGTCCAGGGCAAGGTCTATGAGCGATGTGCTATTGTCAGAAATCTAAAAAGACTTGGTCTAGCTGGCTTCCAAGGAATCAGCCTGGCAAACT GGGTCTGTTTGATCAAATTCGAGAGTGGTTATGACACGCAGGCTATAAAATTCAACCGAGAAGACCAAAGCACCAGCTATGGGATATTTCAGATCAACAGCCGATACTGGTGTAATGATGGCAAAACCCCAGGATCAAAGAATTTTTGTCGGACATCCTGCAAAG CTTTGCAGAATAACATCAGGAGGGCCGTAGCTTGTGCAAAGAGGATCGTGCGGGATCCACGGGGAATTACTACATG GGCAGCATGGAGGAAAAACTGTCAAAACAGAAACCTCGCTCAGTATGTTCAAGGCTGTGGCGTACAGTAA